A genomic region of Halichondria panicea chromosome 5, odHalPani1.1, whole genome shotgun sequence contains the following coding sequences:
- the LOC135336443 gene encoding deleted in malignant brain tumors 1 protein-like, which yields MMSCLLWKSVTFLSLVWAVRGQSSGDLRLVGSSGQTGGSSGRLEVYYNGEWGTVCDDSFDSSDAVVACRQLGLPTYTRYGKVGELGFSQASSSTPTWLDELRCLGTESRLITCPANPIWVEDCGHNEDIALICTGIITTSPSGPLNGDLRLVDSSSLTGGSSRSGRLELYNSGQWGTVCLDNFDSREARVACHQLGFSTYSQYGYIGDLLGFSLSQASLSTPIWLDELRCVGTESRLIDCHADSIRDDNCFHALDVALICAGISTISPSRGDLRLVGNSSQTGGSSGRLEVYYSGQWGTVCHDNFSPNGARVACRQLRFSTYTQYGTVGTLGFSQASSTTPTWLDNLRCLGTESRLIDCPANSIGVEDCSHFEDVALICTGLSPSSGDLRLVGSSGLTGGSSGRLEVDYSGLWGTVCDDSFSPNDAKVACRQLGFSNYTRYGTVGALGFSQPLSTTRTWLDELRCSGTESRLITCPANTIGVEDCSHSQDIALICTENSTTSPSRGDLRLVGFPSLTGGSSGRLEVYYSGQWGTVCDDSFTPNDARVACYQLGFSTYTQYGTVGALGFFQASSTIRTWLDELRCSGTESRLINCPANSIGAEDCTHSQDVALICTQSSTTSPSGPSSGDLRLVGFSSLTGGSSGRLEVYYSGQWGTVCQENFSPNNARVACRQLGYSTSSTPRYGTVGKLGFSQASLTTRTWLDELRCSGTESRLINCPANPIGVEDCSHSQDVALICTEISTTTFTSYTSYSVSSVSIGIGVTIPIVIIIVVIFVVVCVLMSRRRRLARKMYMSPLVNNAVSTSVVVTGSNTQTATAYPMQQSMDQKPQYSNQAPPQNMHAPQPVAPYPTAQYAAPQYHTSYPQQSPAAYTQQPPAPYPRGEQQQCPTEQPPPALYICLTEKPLQHI from the exons ATGATGAGCTGTTTGCTGTGGAAGTCAGTCACTTTCCTGAGCCTGGTTTGGGCTGTTAGAG GACAATCAAgtggagacctgaggctggtaggcaGCTCAGGCCaaacaggaggctcctctggcagactggaggtctattacaATGGAGAATGGGGGACCGTGTGTGATGACAGCTTCGACTCAAGTGATGCAgtggtggcttgtcgtcaactagggttaCCAACCTACACTCGATACGGAAAAGTTGGAGAGTTAGG TTTCTCCCAAGCTTCATCATCCACTCCGACATGGCTGGACGAGCTTCGTTGCTtaggaactgagagcagactcattaCTTGCCCTGCTAACCCTATTTGGGTTGAAGATTGTGGCCATAATGAAGATATTGCCTTGATCTGCACTGGAATTATTACTACAA GTCCTTCAGGTCCTTTAAATGGAGATCTGAGGCTGGTAGACAGCTCAAGCCtaacaggaggctcctctaGATCTGGCAGACTAGAGCTCTATAACAGTGGACAATGGGGAACAGTGTGTTTGGACAACTTCGACTCACGTGAggcaagagtggcttgtcatcaactagggttctcaaCCTACAGTCAATACGGATATATTGGAGATTTActagg TTTCTCCCTCTCCCAAGCTTCATTATCCACTCCGATATGGCTGGACGAACTTCGTTGCGtaggaactgagagcagactcattgATTGTCATGCTGACTCTATTAGAGATGACAATTGCTTCCATGCTCTAGATGTGGCCTTGATCTGCGCTGGAATTAGTACTATAA GTCCTTCACgtggagacctgaggctggtaggcaACTCAAGCCaaacaggaggctcctctggcagactggaagtctattacagtggacaatgggggacagtgtgccATGACAATTTCAGTCCAAATGGTGCAAGAGTAGCTTGTCGTCAATTAAGGTTCTCAACCTATACTCAATATGGAACAGTTGGAACActagg TTTCTCCCAAGCTTCATCAACTACTCCGACATGGCTGGACAATCTTCGTTGCTtaggaactgagagcagactcattgattgtcctgctaactctattggagttgaagattgctcCCATTTTGAAGATGTGGCCTTGATCTGCACTGGACTGA GTCCTTCAAgtggagacctgaggctggtaggcaGCTCAGGCCTAACAGGAGGTTCCTCCGGCAGACTGGAGGTCGATTACAGTGGACTATGGGGAACAGTGTGTGACGACAGCTTCAGTCCGAATGATGCAaaagtggcttgtcgtcaactagggttctcaaACTACACTCgatacggaacagttggagcgctagg TTTCTCCCAACCTTTATCAACCACTCGGACATGGCTGGACGAGCTTCGCTGCTcaggaactgagagcagactcattacttgccctgctaacactatcggagttgaagattgctcCCATTCACAAGATATTGCCTTGATCTGTACTGAAAATAGTACTACAA GTCCTTCAAGGGGAGATCTGAGGCTGGTAGGTTTCCCAAGCCTAACgggaggctcctctggcagactggaagtctattacagtggacaatgggggacagtgtgtgacgaCAGCTTCACTCCAAATGATGCCAGAGTGGCTTGTTAtcaactagggttctcaacctacactcaatacggaacagttggagcgctagg TTTCTTCCAAGCGTCATCTACTATTCGGACATGGTTGGACGAGCTTCGTTGCTcaggaactgagagcagactcattaaTTGCCCTGCTAACTCTATCGGAGCTGAAGATTGCACCCATTCACAAGATGTGGCCTTAATCTGCACTCAAAGTAGTACTACAA GTCCCTCAGGTCCTTCAAgtggagacctgaggctggtaggTTTCTCAAGCCtaacaggaggctcctctggcagactggaagtctattacagtggacaatgggggacagtgtgtcagGAAAATTTCAGTCCAAATAatgcaagagtggcttgtcgtcaactagggtaCTCAACCTCCTCCACTCCACgatacggaacagttggaaAGCTAGG TTTCTCCCAAGCATCATTAACCACTCGGACATGGCTGGACGAGCTTCGTTGCTcaggaactgagagcagactcattaattgtcctgctaaccctatcggagttgaagattgctcCCATTcacaagatgtggccttgaTCTGTACTGAAATTAGTACTACAA CATTTACTTCTTACACATCATATTCGGTGTCCAGCGTCTCTATCGGTATTGGAGTTACTATTCCTATCGTCATCATCATAGTTGTGATTTTTGTCGTGGTCTGTGTTTTAATGAGTAGAAGGCGTCGTCTGGCTCGCAAGATGTACATGAGTCCCCTAGTCAATAACGCTGTGTCAACATCTGTAGTCGTCACTGGGTCAAATACACAAACGGCTACAGCCTATCCTATGCAGCAATCCATGGACCAAAAACCCCAATATTCGAATCAGGCACCCCCTCAAAATATGCATGCACCTCAACCAGTGGCTCCCTACCCGACTGCACAATATGCTGCCCCCCAGTATCACACGTCCTATCCTCAGCAATCCCCAGCCGCATACACTCAGCAACCTCCAGCCCCTTATCCTCGTGGAGAACAACAACAGTGCCCCACTGAACAACCTCCCCCTGCACTGTATATTTGTCTGACGGAGAAGCCCCTCCAGCATATTTGA
- the LOC135336550 gene encoding soluble scavenger receptor cysteine-rich domain-containing protein SSC5D-like, with protein MNCLLWTSVTVLSLIWAVGGQSTGSLRLVGSFSRTGGSSGRLEVYYNGRWGTVCDDSFGINDARVACRQLGFSSYSRYGTVGRLGFSQASLSTRIWLDELRCRGSESRLINCPANPIGDEDCTHSKDVALVCTARTTSPSSGDLRLVGNSGRTGGSSGRLEFYYNGQWGTVCNDSFGASDARVACRQLGYSSTSIQYGTVETLGFSTASSTTRTWLDELRCSGSESRLINCPASPIGVEDCTHSEDVALICTTGSVSTVSISIGVTIPVIIIVVVIVVLFSGFARKRRRLANYPRYASVISNVTSTVSGSNTQDTYPLQPPIDQNSQYSNQAPPPNIHAPQPAAAYPTGQYAGPQYPTSYPQQPPASYVTAQYPTEKNPQHI; from the exons ATGAATTGTCTACTGTGGACCTCAGTTACTGTCCTGAGCCTGATTTGGGCTGTTGGAG GACAATCAACTGGAAGCCTGAGGCTAGTAGGCAGCTTTAGTCgaacaggaggctcctctggcagactggaggtctattacaATGGTcgatgggggacagtgtgtgacgaCAGCTTCGGTATAAatgatgcaagagtggcttgtcgtcaactagggttctcaaGCTACAGCCgatacggaacagttggaaggctagg TTTCTCCCAAGCTTCACTATCTACTCGGATATGGCTGGACGAGCTTCGTTGTCGTGGAtctgagagcagactcattaaTTGTCCTGCTAACCCTATCGGAGATGAAGATTGCACCCATTCAAAAGACGTGGCCTTGGTCTGTACGGCAAGAACTACAA GCCCTTCAAgtggagacctgaggctggtaggcaACTCAGGTCgaacaggaggctcctctggtaGACTGGAGTTCTATTACAATGGACAATGGGGAACAGTGTGTAATGACAGCTTCGGTGCAAGTGATGCAagggtggcttgtcgtcaactagggtaCAGCTCGACCTCCATTCAATACGGAACAGTTGAAACGCTAGG TTTCTCCACAGCTTCATCAACCACTCGGACATGGCTGGACGAGCTTCGTTGCTCAGGAtctgagagcagactcattaaTTGTCCTGCTAGCCCTATCGGAGTAGAAGATTGCACCCATTCAGAAGATGTGGCCTTGATCTGTACTACAG GTTCGGTGTCCACTGTTTCGATCAGTATTGGAGTGACTATTCCGGTCATCATCATCGTAGTTGTGATCGTCGTCTTGTTTTCTGGTTTTGCAAGGAAAAGACGTCGTCTGGCTAATTACCCACGCTACGCTTCCGTAATCAGTAACGTTACGTCGACAGTCTCGGGATCAAACACACAAGATACATATCCCTTGCAGCCACCCATCGACCAAAATTCTCAATATTCGAATCAAGCCCCCCCTCCAAATATACATGCGCCTCAACCAGCAGCTGCCTACCCGACTGGACAATATGCTGGCCCCCAGTATCCCACGTCCTACCCTCAGCAACCCCCAGCCTCGTATGTCACTGCTCAGTACCCCACGGAAAAAAATCCCCAGCATATCTGA
- the LOC135336582 gene encoding soluble scavenger receptor cysteine-rich domain-containing protein SSC5D-like isoform X1, with the protein MPMKLLWKVVTVLSLVWAVRGQLTGDLRLVGSSGQTGGSSGRLEVYYNGQWGTVCDDSFSPNDAVVACQQLGFSTYTRYGTVGTLGFSQPSSTTPIWLDELGCVGTESRLIDCYSSVGTCSHSEDVALICTPRSSSSASIAGITIGLTFPVIFIIVVCVVLVYGGLISLRRRRRLARHPRSTPLINNAASTAVVGVTASNTQDTAYPVQQQPMDQTSPYSPQAPPQSMQPVAAYPTGQYVDPKYHTSYPQQPPAPYPTEQPPPAQYPTGQPPPAPYLSGGEAPPAYPN; encoded by the exons ATGCCAATGAAGTTGCTGTGGAAGGTAGTCACAGTCCTGAGCCTGGTTTGGGCTGTTAGAG gACAATTAACTGGAGACTTGAGGCTGGTAGGCAGCTCAGGCCaaacaggaggctcctctggcagactggaggtctattacaatggacaatgggggacagtgtgtgatgacagCTTCAGTCCAAATGATGCAGTGGTGGCTTGTCAACAACTAGGGTTCTCAACCTACACTCgatacggaacagttggaaCGCTAGG TTTCTCTCAACCTTCATCAACCACTCCGATATGGCTGGACGAACTTGGTTGCGTTGGAACTGAGAGCAGATTGATCGATTGTTATTCTAGCGTCGGAACTTGCTCCCATTCAGAAGATGTGGCCTTGATCTGTACTCCAA GATCAAGTTCATCAGCCAGCATCGCCGGTATCACTATTGGACTGACTTTTCCTGTCATATTCATCATAGTTGTGTGTGTCGTCTTGGTTTATGGTGGTTTAATAAGCCTGAGGAGAAGACGTCGTCTGGCTCGCCACCCACGCAGTACTCCCCTAATCAATAATGCTGCGTCGACAGCTGTAGTCGGCGTCACTGCGTCAAATACACAAGATACGGCCTATCCCGTGCAGCAGCAGCCCATGGATCAAACTTCTCCCTATTCCCCACAAGCCCCCCCTCAAAGTATGCAACCAGTGGCTGCCTACCCGACTGGACAATATGTTGACCCCAAGTACCACACATCCTATCCTCAGCAACCACCAGCTCCCTATCCCACTGAACAACCACCTCCTGCTCAGTACCCCACTGGACAACCTCCCCCTGCACCATACTTGTCTGGTGGAGAAGCCCCTCCAGCATATCCGAACTAA
- the LOC135336582 gene encoding soluble scavenger receptor cysteine-rich domain-containing protein SSC5D-like isoform X2 encodes MVKFYKSTAKSPLHQPSPSVFPLGVTTYYLSSSHKTISPVLQIFRSFSQPSSTTPIWLDELGCVGTESRLIDCYSSVGTCSHSEDVALICTPRSSSSASIAGITIGLTFPVIFIIVVCVVLVYGGLISLRRRRRLARHPRSTPLINNAASTAVVGVTASNTQDTAYPVQQQPMDQTSPYSPQAPPQSMQPVAAYPTGQYVDPKYHTSYPQQPPAPYPTEQPPPAQYPTGQPPPAPYLSGGEAPPAYPN; translated from the exons ATGGTTAAGTTCTACAAATCTACAGCCAAGTCTCCTCTTCACCAGCCATCACCGTCTGTCTTTCCATTGGGGGTCACCACGTactatctctcctccagtcacaaaaCCATCTCTCCTGTGTTACAAATTTTTCGAAG TTTCTCTCAACCTTCATCAACCACTCCGATATGGCTGGACGAACTTGGTTGCGTTGGAACTGAGAGCAGATTGATCGATTGTTATTCTAGCGTCGGAACTTGCTCCCATTCAGAAGATGTGGCCTTGATCTGTACTCCAA GATCAAGTTCATCAGCCAGCATCGCCGGTATCACTATTGGACTGACTTTTCCTGTCATATTCATCATAGTTGTGTGTGTCGTCTTGGTTTATGGTGGTTTAATAAGCCTGAGGAGAAGACGTCGTCTGGCTCGCCACCCACGCAGTACTCCCCTAATCAATAATGCTGCGTCGACAGCTGTAGTCGGCGTCACTGCGTCAAATACACAAGATACGGCCTATCCCGTGCAGCAGCAGCCCATGGATCAAACTTCTCCCTATTCCCCACAAGCCCCCCCTCAAAGTATGCAACCAGTGGCTGCCTACCCGACTGGACAATATGTTGACCCCAAGTACCACACATCCTATCCTCAGCAACCACCAGCTCCCTATCCCACTGAACAACCACCTCCTGCTCAGTACCCCACTGGACAACCTCCCCCTGCACCATACTTGTCTGGTGGAGAAGCCCCTCCAGCATATCCGAACTAA
- the LOC135336469 gene encoding soluble scavenger receptor cysteine-rich domain-containing protein SSC5D-like isoform X2, whose protein sequence is MMSCLLWKSVTFLSLVWAVGGQSSGDLRLVDNYGRKGGSSGRLEVYYSGQWGTVCDDSFGVNDARVACRQLGYSTYTRYGTVGTLGFSQASSFTRTWLDELACSGFESKLIYCNANTIGVEDCTHSQDIALSCTESTTSPPSPSSGDLRLVDSSSQTGGSSGRLEVYYSGQWGTVCDDRFGVNDARVACRQLGFYTYTRYGTVGTLGFSQPSSSTLIWLDELRCLGTESRLINCPANTIGVEDCTHSEDVALACTASPSSGDLRLVGSFGRTGGSSGRLEVYYSSRWGTVCDDSFGSNDARVACRQLGFSTYSRYGTVGRLGFSRASSTTRTWLDELRCRGSESRLINCPANTIGVEDCSHSEDIALICTESFSQITSVGVGIGVTIPIIIIIVVIVVLVCVLTSRRCHLARYPRTTPLITASNTQDTAYPVQQPMDQTPPYSPPQNMQPVAAFPTGQYAHPQYHTSYPQQPPSPYPPGGQPPAPGKQPPAQYPTGQPPPAQYSTGPPPPAPYLFGGEAPPAYPN, encoded by the exons ATGATGAGTTGCTTACTGTGGAAGTCAGTTACTTTCCTGAGCCTGGTTTGGGCTGTTGGAG gacAATCAAgtggagacctgaggctggtagacAACTACGGCCGAAaaggaggctcctctggcagactggaggtctactacagtggacaatgggggacagtgtgtgatgacagCTTCGGTGTAAatgatgcaagagtggcttgtcgtcaactagggtaCTCAACCTACACTCgatacggaacagttggaacgctagg TTTCTCCCAAGCTTCATCATTCACTCGGACATGGCTGGACGAGCTTGCTTGCTCCGGATTTGAGAGCAAACTCATTTATTGCAAtgctaacactatcggagttgaagattgcacccATTCACAAGATATTGCCTTGTCCTGCACTGAAAGCACTACGA GTCCTCCAAGTCCTTCAAgtggagacctgaggctggtagacAGCTCAAGCCaaacaggaggctcctctggcagactggaggtctattacagtggacaatgggggacagtgtgtgacgaCAGATTCGGTGTAAACgatgcaagagtggcttgtcgcCAACTAGGGTTCTACACCTACACTCgatacggaacagttggaaCGTTAGG TTTCTCCCAACCTTCATCATCCACTCTGATATGGCTGGACGAGCTTCGTTGCTtaggaactgagagcagactcattaattgccctgctaacactatcggagttgaagattgcacccATTCAGAAGATGTGGCCTTGGCCTGCACTGCAA GTCCTTCAAgtggagacctgaggctggtaggcaGCTTTGGCCGAACAGGAGGCTcttctggcagactggaggtctattacaGCAGTcgatgggggacagtgtgtgatgacagTTTCGGTTCAAATGATGCAagggtggcttgtcgtcaactagggttctcaaCCTACAGCCgatacggaacagttggaaGGCTAGG TTTCTCCCGAGCTTCATCAACCACTCGGACATGGCTGGacgagcttcgttgtcgaggatctgagagcagactcattaattgccctgctaacactatcggagttgaagattgcagTCATTCAGAAGATATTGCCTTAATCTGCACTGAAA GTTTCTCACAAATAACGAGCGTCGGGGTTGGTATTGGAGTTACTATTcctatcatcatcatcatagtTGTGATTGTTGTCTTGGTCTGTGTTTTAACAAGTAGAAGGTGTCATCTGGCTCGCTACCCACGCACGACTCCCCTAATAACTGCGTCAAATACACAAGATACAGCCTATCCCGTGCAGCAACCCATGGATCAAACTCCTCCCTACTCGCCCCCTCAAAATATGCAACCGGTGGCTGCCTTCCCGACTGGACAATATGCTCACCCCCAGTACCACACGTCCTATCCTCAGCAACCCCCTTCCCCTTATCCTCCTGGGGGACAACCCCCAGCTCCTGGAAAGCAACCCCCTGCTCAGTACCCCACTGGACAACCACCACCTGCTCAGTACTCCACTGGACCACCTCCCCCTGCACCATACTTGTTTGGCGGAGAAGCCCCTCCAGCATATCCGAACTAA
- the LOC135336469 gene encoding soluble scavenger receptor cysteine-rich domain-containing protein SSC5D-like isoform X1, with the protein MMSCLLWKSVTFLSLVWAVGGQSSGDLRLVDNYGRKGGSSGRLEVYYSGQWGTVCDDSFGVNDARVACRQLGYSTYTRYGTVGTLGFSQPSSSTPTWLDELACSGTESRLIYCNANPIGVEDCTHSEDIALICTGSTPSPSSGELRLVGSFSRTGGSSGRLEVYYNRQWGTVCDDRFGINDARVACRQLGFSTYSQYGSVGMLGFSQASSFTRTWLDELACSGFESKLIYCNANTIGVEDCTHSQDIALSCTESTTSPPSPSSGDLRLVDSSSQTGGSSGRLEVYYSGQWGTVCDDRFGVNDARVACRQLGFYTYTRYGTVGTLGFSQPSSSTLIWLDELRCLGTESRLINCPANTIGVEDCTHSEDVALACTASPSSGDLRLVGSFGRTGGSSGRLEVYYSSRWGTVCDDSFGSNDARVACRQLGFSTYSRYGTVGRLGFSRASSTTRTWLDELRCRGSESRLINCPANTIGVEDCSHSEDIALICTESFSQITSVGVGIGVTIPIIIIIVVIVVLVCVLTSRRCHLARYPRTTPLITASNTQDTAYPVQQPMDQTPPYSPPQNMQPVAAFPTGQYAHPQYHTSYPQQPPSPYPPGGQPPAPGKQPPAQYPTGQPPPAQYSTGPPPPAPYLFGGEAPPAYPN; encoded by the exons ATGATGAGTTGCTTACTGTGGAAGTCAGTTACTTTCCTGAGCCTGGTTTGGGCTGTTGGAG gacAATCAAgtggagacctgaggctggtagacAACTACGGCCGAAaaggaggctcctctggcagactggaggtctactacagtggacaatgggggacagtgtgtgatgacagCTTCGGTGTAAatgatgcaagagtggcttgtcgtcaactagggtaCTCAACCTACACTCgatacggaacagttggaacgctagg TTTCTCCCAACCTTCATCATCCACTCCGACATGGCTGGATGAGCTTGCTTGCTCCggaactgagagcagactcatttATTGTAATGCTAACcctatcggagttgaagattgcacccATTCAGAAGATATTGCCTTGATCTGCACTGGAAGTACTCCAA GCCCTTCAAGTGGAGAGCTTAGGTTGGTAGGCAGCTTTAGTCGAACAGGAGgttcctctggcagactggaggtctattacaatagacaatgggggacagtgtgtgacgaCAGATTCGGTATAAACgatgcaagagtggcttgtcgtcaactagggttctcaaCCTACAGTCAATACGGATCAGTTGGAATGCTAGG TTTCTCCCAAGCTTCATCATTCACTCGGACATGGCTGGACGAGCTTGCTTGCTCCGGATTTGAGAGCAAACTCATTTATTGCAAtgctaacactatcggagttgaagattgcacccATTCACAAGATATTGCCTTGTCCTGCACTGAAAGCACTACGA GTCCTCCAAGTCCTTCAAgtggagacctgaggctggtagacAGCTCAAGCCaaacaggaggctcctctggcagactggaggtctattacagtggacaatgggggacagtgtgtgacgaCAGATTCGGTGTAAACgatgcaagagtggcttgtcgcCAACTAGGGTTCTACACCTACACTCgatacggaacagttggaaCGTTAGG TTTCTCCCAACCTTCATCATCCACTCTGATATGGCTGGACGAGCTTCGTTGCTtaggaactgagagcagactcattaattgccctgctaacactatcggagttgaagattgcacccATTCAGAAGATGTGGCCTTGGCCTGCACTGCAA GTCCTTCAAgtggagacctgaggctggtaggcaGCTTTGGCCGAACAGGAGGCTcttctggcagactggaggtctattacaGCAGTcgatgggggacagtgtgtgatgacagTTTCGGTTCAAATGATGCAagggtggcttgtcgtcaactagggttctcaaCCTACAGCCgatacggaacagttggaaGGCTAGG TTTCTCCCGAGCTTCATCAACCACTCGGACATGGCTGGacgagcttcgttgtcgaggatctgagagcagactcattaattgccctgctaacactatcggagttgaagattgcagTCATTCAGAAGATATTGCCTTAATCTGCACTGAAA GTTTCTCACAAATAACGAGCGTCGGGGTTGGTATTGGAGTTACTATTcctatcatcatcatcatagtTGTGATTGTTGTCTTGGTCTGTGTTTTAACAAGTAGAAGGTGTCATCTGGCTCGCTACCCACGCACGACTCCCCTAATAACTGCGTCAAATACACAAGATACAGCCTATCCCGTGCAGCAACCCATGGATCAAACTCCTCCCTACTCGCCCCCTCAAAATATGCAACCGGTGGCTGCCTTCCCGACTGGACAATATGCTCACCCCCAGTACCACACGTCCTATCCTCAGCAACCCCCTTCCCCTTATCCTCCTGGGGGACAACCCCCAGCTCCTGGAAAGCAACCCCCTGCTCAGTACCCCACTGGACAACCACCACCTGCTCAGTACTCCACTGGACCACCTCCCCCTGCACCATACTTGTTTGGCGGAGAAGCCCCTCCAGCATATCCGAACTAA